From the genome of Vibrio navarrensis, one region includes:
- a CDS encoding GGDEF domain-containing protein → MTVLYIDLNQFKPINDTYGHHSGDMVLKRIGQQIRQQWSGKAFRVGGDEFILIGKIAQSEVENSLQRFSRFVIDSDLLGMPLVVTASVGISRSRKQYMSLQQALHLADVDMYQNKHQQREMGYS, encoded by the coding sequence TTGACGGTTCTCTACATCGATCTCAACCAATTTAAACCGATCAACGATACTTATGGCCATCATAGTGGAGATATGGTGCTGAAGAGAATTGGCCAGCAGATCCGCCAGCAATGGTCGGGTAAAGCATTCCGCGTCGGTGGGGATGAGTTCATCCTGATTGGTAAAATCGCGCAGAGCGAAGTGGAGAATTCACTACAACGCTTCAGTCGTTTTGTGATTGACTCCGATTTGCTCGGTATGCCGCTAGTTGTCACAGCGTCGGTTGGTATTTCACGAAGCAGAAAACAGTACATGAGTTTACAACAAGCGTTGCACTTAGCCGATGTGGATATGTACCAAAACAAACATCAGCAGCGAGAGATGGGGTACTCTTAA
- a CDS encoding YbaY family lipoprotein produces the protein MKKIIRAVMSLLVGVILVGCQSAEPIVQDQGIKTIKGTVSYRERIALPDDATVIVLLEDVSRADAPSKVIAKYKFITNGAQVPMSFDLAYDAKKINFKHTYNVRARIEVNGRLRFTTDTITPVVTDGSRTHHVDLMLVGVR, from the coding sequence ATGAAGAAAATTATTCGTGCCGTGATGTCGCTCCTTGTTGGCGTTATTTTAGTCGGTTGTCAGAGCGCCGAGCCAATTGTCCAAGATCAGGGGATCAAAACCATCAAAGGAACGGTCAGTTACCGTGAACGTATCGCGCTGCCGGATGATGCAACGGTGATTGTGCTGCTTGAAGATGTGTCGCGTGCGGATGCGCCATCGAAAGTGATCGCAAAATACAAGTTCATCACCAATGGAGCGCAAGTGCCGATGTCATTTGACTTGGCTTACGATGCAAAGAAAATCAATTTCAAGCATACTTACAATGTTCGTGCGCGCATTGAAGTGAATGGGCGTTTGCGATTTACCACCGACACCATCACGCCAGTTGTGACGGATGGCAGCAGAACGCATCACGTTGATTTAATGCTGGTTGGTGTACGTTAA
- a CDS encoding DUF1244 domain-containing protein, protein MAEFKYQQLTQEQQDKLDAAAFRRLLAHLDANKEVQNIDLMILAGFCRNCFSKWYLAEAQALQLDIGLDDARERVYGMSYDEWKANHQPPATPEQLAAFEKKQQKA, encoded by the coding sequence GTGGCAGAGTTTAAATATCAGCAATTGACGCAGGAGCAGCAGGATAAGTTGGATGCAGCGGCATTTCGTCGTTTACTGGCCCATCTTGATGCCAATAAAGAGGTGCAAAACATCGATTTGATGATTTTAGCAGGCTTTTGCCGCAACTGTTTTAGCAAGTGGTACTTGGCAGAAGCGCAGGCGCTGCAACTGGATATCGGCCTAGATGATGCCAGAGAAAGGGTGTATGGCATGAGTTACGATGAGTGGAAAGCCAATCACCAGCCTCCAGCTACGCCAGAACAACTGGCCGCTTTCGAAAAGAAACAGCAGAAAGCGTAA
- a CDS encoding TnsA endonuclease N-terminal domain-containing protein, which yields MFDQTKKSSHVHNICKFMSLKNDAVVRTLSILEFDFCFHLEYNPNIKSFTSQPFGFHYQFNNRKCRYTPDFLAIGHNEQSTFFEVKHSSQILKPDFRERFEEKQRVALSEFNRRLVLVTEKQIRMGPTLDNFKLLHRYSGLRTVTEFQKRVLAFIQRKQMVKLQEVSLYFGLSEQDTLISTLPWISSGHVKTDLNTIGFGLETCVWC from the coding sequence ATGTTTGACCAAACTAAGAAATCATCTCACGTACACAACATCTGTAAGTTCATGAGCTTGAAGAACGATGCTGTTGTTCGCACTCTCTCCATTCTGGAATTCGATTTCTGTTTTCACCTCGAATACAACCCAAACATCAAAAGTTTTACCTCTCAACCTTTTGGCTTCCACTATCAGTTCAATAACCGCAAGTGCCGATATACTCCTGACTTTTTAGCAATAGGTCACAATGAGCAATCAACATTCTTCGAGGTCAAACACTCTAGCCAGATTCTTAAACCTGATTTTAGGGAGCGCTTTGAAGAGAAGCAGAGAGTAGCGTTGAGTGAGTTCAACAGACGGTTAGTTCTCGTTACTGAGAAGCAAATTAGGATGGGACCAACGCTAGATAACTTTAAGTTGTTACACCGATACTCTGGATTGCGCACAGTGACCGAATTTCAAAAGCGAGTTTTGGCATTTATTCAACGCAAGCAAATGGTGAAGTTGCAAGAGGTGTCTTTGTATTTTGGTCTATCAGAGCAAGACACGCTTATCTCTACTCTACCTTGGATCTCTTCGGGACACGTTAAAACGGATCTCAACACTATTGGCTTTGGTCTAGAAACTTGCGTTTGGTGCTAA
- a CDS encoding PLP-dependent cysteine synthase family protein, translating to MCTDHDWINNAIRKIEADYQRSADTHLFKLDLPSLQGIDIYLKDESTHPTGSLKHRLARSLFLYSICNGWIGPETTVIEASSGSTAVSEAYFARLLGLPFIAVMPKCTARRKIEQIEFYGGQAHLVDRSDQIYAESRRLAQELNGHYMDQFTYAERATDWRGNNNIANSIFSQMTLEEHPEPSWIVMSPGTGGTSATIGRFIRYQKLNTKLCVVDPENSVFFDYYQSRNAEITLDAGSKIEGIGRPRVEPSFIAGVVDEMRKIPDAASVASAHWLSKLIGRKVGASTGTNLYGVLQLACEMKQRGEQGSIVTLLCDSGERYLDTYYNPQWVEHNIGDITPYLEQLAIIERDGCVEPLCCPA from the coding sequence ATGTGTACTGATCACGACTGGATTAACAACGCCATCCGCAAGATTGAAGCGGACTATCAACGCTCAGCGGATACCCACCTGTTCAAACTCGACCTTCCTTCGTTGCAAGGCATTGATATCTATCTTAAAGATGAAAGTACCCATCCAACCGGTTCTCTCAAGCACCGTTTGGCGCGCTCCCTATTTCTCTACTCGATTTGTAACGGATGGATTGGTCCGGAAACCACTGTGATTGAAGCCTCATCGGGCAGTACTGCGGTGTCTGAAGCCTATTTTGCGCGTCTACTTGGCCTGCCATTTATCGCCGTAATGCCCAAATGCACTGCACGCAGAAAAATTGAGCAGATCGAGTTCTATGGTGGCCAAGCGCATCTTGTCGATCGTTCGGATCAAATTTACGCCGAATCACGCCGCTTAGCGCAAGAACTCAACGGCCATTACATGGACCAATTTACCTATGCAGAGCGCGCTACCGACTGGCGCGGCAACAATAACATTGCCAATTCAATTTTCAGCCAAATGACCCTTGAAGAGCACCCCGAGCCGAGTTGGATCGTCATGAGCCCGGGCACTGGCGGCACTTCAGCCACCATCGGCCGCTTTATCCGCTATCAGAAGCTAAACACCAAACTGTGCGTGGTAGACCCAGAAAATTCAGTTTTCTTTGATTATTACCAATCGCGAAACGCAGAAATCACACTGGATGCAGGCAGCAAAATAGAAGGGATCGGCCGCCCACGCGTCGAGCCAAGTTTTATTGCTGGCGTAGTTGATGAAATGCGTAAGATCCCCGATGCCGCTTCAGTCGCCAGTGCTCATTGGCTATCCAAGCTGATTGGTCGCAAGGTCGGCGCGTCCACCGGCACAAATCTGTATGGCGTGCTGCAATTGGCGTGTGAAATGAAGCAGCGTGGTGAGCAAGGTTCGATTGTCACTCTTCTGTGCGACAGCGGCGAGCGCTACCTCGACACTTACTACAACCCGCAGTGGGTCGAACACAATATTGGCGATATTACGCCATATTTAGAACAACTGGCGATCATCGAACGTGATGGCTGCGTCGAGCCCCTTTGCTGCCCAGCGTGA
- a CDS encoding substrate-binding periplasmic protein, with protein sequence MVREIWWLLVGLLFCLPYSSWAKNTEITVATEADDVVTRILFDALAEHFSLDVRYVHQPSFDEVLHSVASGQTDYAANVTFTPERAKLFSYSYPTNIEYTYLYSFNESTLDDVSVVGVPDETIYSKLITANYPHIKQVSYQGHEQAFQLLETGAVDGVVDAINQLKPMLLRGLDAQLLNDQISIKPVSIVSAKGQYEKELAAFAKYIHSEAVQKRIRDEISEYQFSIRKRALQIALASSRIDLNQPLTIKLEPIFPYVIYHPDGRIDGITADVVQQSCQILALNCQIVSHANETWGNMLGEFTRQEVDMIAPLTYTGAREQIAQFTVPHYAPQSVMVKRIGYKEKVYSHVSQLIAEKIGVVKGDFFDALLSQMLPLKELVRYRDHQQMVEALLGEEVDYIAMDTATLNYLLRTKSMPAIEQDESIGVFHHSKVSIGLANNGRGQELAPYFSKAIQMLDLDAITEHYDLRPNWRSSLQMEQLFASRTQALFTALFIFVVLISFYLYRQSNTDNLTGLGNRRSLVQKYGKGIPAI encoded by the coding sequence ATGGTCAGGGAAATTTGGTGGCTGCTGGTTGGCCTGTTGTTTTGTCTTCCGTATAGCTCGTGGGCAAAAAACACAGAGATCACCGTTGCCACAGAAGCGGATGATGTCGTCACGCGCATTTTGTTTGATGCCTTAGCGGAGCATTTTTCACTGGATGTTCGTTATGTCCATCAACCCAGCTTCGACGAAGTGTTGCACTCCGTCGCCAGCGGGCAAACCGACTATGCCGCCAATGTCACCTTCACTCCTGAGCGCGCCAAGCTGTTTAGTTATTCCTATCCCACTAATATCGAATACACCTATCTCTACTCGTTTAACGAAAGCACCTTGGACGATGTTTCCGTGGTTGGGGTACCCGATGAGACAATTTATAGCAAGCTGATTACGGCCAATTATCCGCATATTAAACAGGTGAGTTATCAGGGCCATGAACAGGCATTCCAATTGCTGGAAACGGGAGCGGTTGATGGCGTTGTCGATGCCATCAATCAGCTAAAGCCGATGCTATTACGAGGGCTGGATGCACAGCTACTGAATGACCAGATCTCGATTAAGCCAGTGTCGATTGTCAGTGCCAAAGGCCAGTACGAGAAAGAGCTTGCAGCGTTCGCCAAATACATTCATAGCGAAGCAGTACAAAAGCGCATTCGCGATGAGATCAGCGAATATCAATTTTCTATTCGTAAAAGAGCATTGCAGATCGCCCTTGCGAGTAGTCGCATCGATTTAAATCAGCCGCTTACAATTAAACTTGAGCCGATTTTTCCTTACGTGATTTATCATCCTGATGGTCGCATTGACGGCATTACCGCCGACGTGGTGCAGCAGAGCTGTCAGATCTTGGCCCTCAACTGTCAAATAGTCAGCCATGCTAACGAGACGTGGGGAAATATGTTGGGCGAGTTTACTAGGCAAGAAGTGGATATGATTGCACCGCTCACTTATACCGGCGCCCGTGAACAGATTGCCCAGTTTACTGTGCCTCACTATGCTCCCCAATCGGTGATGGTTAAACGCATCGGCTACAAGGAGAAGGTCTATTCGCATGTTTCTCAACTGATCGCGGAGAAAATCGGTGTGGTCAAAGGCGACTTCTTTGATGCGCTGCTCAGCCAGATGCTGCCGCTTAAAGAACTTGTTCGTTATCGGGATCATCAGCAAATGGTTGAGGCTTTGCTTGGTGAGGAAGTTGACTACATCGCCATGGATACCGCCACATTAAACTATTTGCTACGCACTAAATCGATGCCAGCCATTGAACAAGACGAGTCGATCGGTGTTTTCCACCATTCTAAAGTATCGATTGGTCTTGCTAACAATGGCCGTGGACAAGAACTCGCTCCCTATTTTTCAAAAGCAATTCAAATGCTCGATCTGGATGCCATCACTGAGCACTACGACCTGCGCCCAAATTGGCGCAGTTCTTTGCAAATGGAGCAGCTATTTGCCTCGCGTACGCAGGCGCTGTTTACAGCGCTGTTTATTTTTGTCGTGCTTATCTCTTTTTATCTCTATCGTCAGTCGAATACCGATAACCTCACCGGGTTGGGGAATCGTCGCTCACTGGTACAGAAATATGGCAAGGGTATCCCGGCGATTTGA
- the vexH gene encoding vibriobactin export RND transporter permease subunit VexH, with product MLLSDVSVKRPVAALVLSLLLCVFGFVSFTKLSVREMPDIESPVVSISTRYDGASATIIESQITSVLEDQLSGISGIDEISSTTRNSSSRITITFELGYDLNTGISDVRDAVARAQRALPEEADDPIVYKNNGSGEASVYINLSSSEMDRTQLADYIERVLMDRFSLITGVSSVDVSGGLYKVMYVKLQPELMAGRSVTATDITSALRSENLESPGGVVRNDQTVMSVRTARSYKTVEDFQYLVVKRASDNTPIYLKDVADVFIGAENENSTFKSDGVVNVSMGIVPQSDANPLEVAKRVHEEVEKVQKFLPEGTRLAIDYDSTVFIERSISEVYSTLFITGGLVILVLYIFIGQVRATLIPAVTVPVSLISSFIAAYYFGFSINLITLMALILSIGLVVDDAIVVVENIFHHIEQGEPPLLAAYKGTREVGFAVIATTLVLVMVFLPISFMDGMVGLLFTEFSVLLAMSVIFSSLIALTLTPVLGSKMLKANVKKNRFNDLVDFLFAKLESGYRAVLKKALAWRWLAPLIILACVGGSYSLMNQVPAQLTPQEDRGVIFAFVRGADATSYNRMAANMDLVEQRLMPLLGQGFLKSFSIQSPAFGGQAGDQTGFVIMILDDWNERNVTAQQALGEVRKALAGIPDVRVFPFMPGFRGGSSEPVQFVLGGSDYDELKVWAEKLKNLAEESPLMEGAEINYSEKTPELVVSVDKKRAAELGISIADVSDTLEIMLGGKKETTFVDRGEEYDVYLRGDENRFNNAADLSQIYLRTSSGELVTLDTVTKIEEIASSIRLSHYNKQKAITVTANLSDGATLGQALEFMDQQAIELLPGDISVSYSGESKDFKENQSSILLVFALALLVAYLVLAAQFESFINPLVVMFTVPMGVFGGFLGLIVMSQGLNIYSQIGMIMLIGMVTKNGILIVEFANQLRDRGFEFEKAIVDAAARRLRPILMTAFTTLAGAIPLIMSNGAGYESRVAVGTVIFFGMAFATLVTLLVIPAMYRLLSRHTEAPGHVEAELNKALSHDTKGRVSHG from the coding sequence ATGCTGTTGTCTGATGTGTCGGTCAAAAGACCGGTAGCGGCGCTGGTACTGAGTTTGCTGCTGTGCGTGTTTGGCTTTGTCTCTTTTACTAAGCTCTCGGTGCGGGAAATGCCCGATATCGAGAGTCCGGTTGTGTCGATCAGTACCCGTTATGACGGGGCATCGGCCACCATCATTGAAAGTCAAATCACCTCGGTGCTGGAAGATCAACTTTCCGGCATTAGTGGGATTGACGAAATCTCTTCTACCACGCGCAACAGCTCTTCGCGTATCACCATCACCTTTGAACTGGGTTACGACCTCAACACGGGGATCAGTGATGTGCGAGACGCGGTAGCCCGTGCGCAGCGTGCTCTGCCGGAAGAAGCCGACGATCCGATTGTCTATAAAAACAACGGTAGCGGTGAGGCGTCGGTCTACATCAACTTAAGCTCATCAGAAATGGATCGCACTCAGCTCGCCGATTACATTGAGCGCGTGTTGATGGACCGTTTTAGCTTGATCACTGGTGTCAGCTCGGTGGATGTTTCTGGCGGTTTATACAAGGTGATGTACGTCAAATTGCAACCGGAGTTGATGGCGGGGCGCAGTGTCACCGCCACCGATATCACTTCGGCGCTGCGCAGTGAAAACCTCGAAAGTCCGGGCGGTGTGGTGCGAAACGATCAGACGGTGATGTCGGTCAGGACGGCGCGCAGCTACAAAACCGTGGAAGATTTCCAATACTTGGTGGTCAAACGTGCCAGCGACAATACGCCGATCTATTTGAAAGATGTGGCGGATGTTTTCATTGGCGCCGAGAACGAAAACTCGACTTTCAAGAGTGACGGCGTGGTAAACGTCAGTATGGGGATTGTCCCGCAGTCGGATGCCAACCCGCTGGAAGTGGCCAAACGTGTTCATGAAGAAGTGGAGAAAGTGCAGAAGTTTCTGCCCGAAGGCACCCGTTTAGCGATTGATTATGACTCGACGGTGTTCATTGAACGTTCCATTTCTGAAGTCTACAGCACCCTTTTTATCACGGGTGGCTTAGTGATTTTGGTGCTGTACATTTTCATCGGTCAAGTGAGAGCGACGCTGATTCCGGCGGTGACGGTGCCAGTGTCATTGATTTCTTCGTTTATTGCCGCCTACTACTTCGGCTTCTCCATCAACCTCATTACCTTAATGGCGCTGATTTTGTCGATTGGTCTGGTGGTCGATGATGCCATTGTGGTAGTGGAAAATATTTTCCACCACATTGAGCAAGGTGAACCGCCATTGTTGGCAGCCTATAAAGGCACTCGCGAAGTGGGCTTTGCGGTTATCGCCACGACCTTGGTGCTGGTGATGGTCTTTCTGCCTATCTCCTTTATGGATGGCATGGTCGGCTTGCTTTTTACCGAGTTTTCGGTGCTGCTGGCGATGTCGGTGATCTTCTCGTCTTTGATCGCCTTGACCTTAACGCCGGTACTGGGCAGCAAAATGCTCAAAGCCAACGTGAAGAAAAATCGCTTCAATGATTTGGTCGATTTTCTCTTCGCCAAACTAGAAAGCGGTTATCGCGCCGTGCTGAAAAAAGCCTTGGCGTGGCGCTGGCTGGCACCTCTCATCATTCTCGCTTGTGTGGGTGGCAGTTACAGCTTAATGAATCAAGTGCCCGCACAATTAACACCACAAGAAGATCGCGGGGTGATTTTTGCCTTTGTACGCGGCGCGGATGCAACCAGTTACAACCGCATGGCGGCTAACATGGATTTGGTTGAACAGCGTTTAATGCCGCTACTTGGGCAGGGGTTCTTGAAGTCATTCAGCATTCAATCGCCCGCGTTTGGCGGACAAGCAGGCGACCAAACTGGCTTCGTTATCATGATTTTGGATGATTGGAACGAGCGTAACGTGACGGCGCAGCAAGCACTTGGCGAAGTGCGCAAAGCCTTGGCGGGGATTCCGGATGTGCGCGTGTTTCCGTTTATGCCCGGCTTCCGTGGTGGTTCGAGCGAACCCGTGCAGTTTGTTCTTGGTGGCTCAGACTATGACGAGCTGAAAGTGTGGGCGGAAAAACTGAAAAATCTCGCCGAAGAGTCGCCGCTAATGGAAGGGGCAGAGATCAACTATTCGGAGAAAACCCCTGAGCTGGTGGTATCGGTAGATAAGAAGCGCGCAGCGGAACTGGGCATTTCGATTGCCGATGTGTCAGACACGTTAGAAATTATGCTGGGCGGCAAAAAAGAGACAACCTTTGTCGACCGAGGCGAAGAGTACGATGTTTACCTGCGTGGTGATGAAAATCGTTTTAACAACGCCGCCGATCTTAGCCAGATCTACCTACGCACAAGCAGTGGCGAGCTGGTGACGCTTGATACAGTGACAAAAATTGAGGAGATCGCCTCGTCCATTCGTCTTTCTCACTACAACAAGCAGAAAGCCATTACCGTTACGGCGAACTTGTCTGACGGGGCAACGCTAGGCCAAGCATTGGAGTTTATGGATCAACAAGCGATTGAGTTGCTGCCGGGTGATATTTCGGTCAGTTATTCCGGAGAGTCGAAAGACTTCAAAGAGAATCAGTCCAGCATTTTGTTGGTGTTCGCGCTGGCGTTATTGGTTGCTTACTTAGTACTGGCTGCGCAATTTGAGAGCTTCATTAACCCGCTCGTGGTGATGTTCACCGTTCCTATGGGGGTGTTTGGTGGTTTCCTCGGGCTGATAGTGATGAGTCAAGGGCTCAACATCTATAGCCAGATCGGAATGATTATGCTGATCGGTATGGTGACGAAAAACGGCATCTTGATTGTCGAATTTGCCAACCAGTTGCGTGATCGCGGCTTTGAGTTCGAAAAAGCGATTGTTGACGCGGCGGCGAGGCGTCTGCGACCAATCTTGATGACGGCCTTCACCACACTGGCAGGCGCTATTCCACTGATTATGTCCAATGGGGCGGGATATGAGAGCCGTGTTGCTGTCGGTACGGTGATCTTCTTTGGTATGGCGTTTGCCACGCTGGTGACTCTGCTGGTGATCCCGGCCATGTATCGCTTGTTATCTCGTCACACTGAAGCTCCCGGTCATGTCGAAGCCGAGTTGAATAAAGCGCTCAGCCATGATACCAAAGGGCGGGTAAGTCACGGTTGA
- a CDS encoding Lrp/AsnC family transcriptional regulator yields the protein MLDKTDRTLLALLQQDGTLSLNDLAEKVNLTTTPCWKRLKRLEDEGFIEKRVALLNAEKLDLSFIAFVQVKTCDHSYAWYNRFVSTVNEFPEVMEFYRMAGEYDYMMKVLVKDMKSFDEFYKKLVNSVAEISNVTSTFAMEPLKYTTALPLNAL from the coding sequence ATGTTAGATAAAACCGATCGCACCTTGTTAGCGCTGTTGCAGCAAGATGGCACTTTGTCACTCAATGATTTGGCCGAGAAGGTGAACTTAACCACCACGCCGTGCTGGAAACGCTTGAAGCGCCTTGAAGACGAAGGCTTTATTGAAAAGCGAGTTGCACTTCTCAATGCAGAAAAGTTGGATCTCTCCTTTATAGCCTTTGTGCAAGTGAAAACCTGTGACCACTCGTATGCTTGGTATAACCGTTTTGTCTCAACCGTCAATGAGTTTCCAGAGGTGATGGAGTTCTACCGTATGGCAGGAGAATACGACTACATGATGAAAGTGTTGGTCAAAGATATGAAAAGTTTTGATGAGTTTTACAAGAAGTTGGTCAACAGCGTCGCGGAGATTTCCAATGTGACCTCGACTTTTGCCATGGAACCGCTTAAATACACCACTGCGTTGCCGTTAAACGCGTTGTAG
- a CDS encoding DNA base-flipping protein: MDQFLSQIFAVIHQIPFGTVTTYGEVARMAGYPGYARHVGKALGNLPEGSKLPWFRVINSQGKISLSGEDFVRQREKLLAEQIEVNQNGRINLRKYKWQP, translated from the coding sequence ATGGACCAATTTTTGTCACAAATCTTTGCCGTGATTCACCAAATTCCATTTGGCACGGTAACGACTTATGGAGAGGTTGCTCGAATGGCGGGCTATCCCGGCTATGCTCGCCATGTCGGCAAAGCGCTGGGTAACTTACCCGAAGGCAGCAAATTACCTTGGTTTCGGGTGATCAATAGCCAAGGGAAGATATCACTCAGCGGAGAGGATTTTGTGCGGCAAAGAGAAAAGCTCTTAGCCGAGCAGATAGAGGTCAATCAAAACGGGCGGATCAATCTGCGTAAATACAAATGGCAGCCATAA
- a CDS encoding efflux RND transporter periplasmic adaptor subunit, which yields MNKRILISMLVLTLSGHSSLASAAPKGPTAVTVVAEQVQTHQINQSLSLVGKLEAVQSVVIASEVSGKVESIQVKANQNVRQGQLLIKLEDDKALAAQTEANAYLKDEQRKLKEYERLVKRNAITQTEIDAQKASVEIAEARLAAAKASLNDLHISAPFAGTVGFINFSRGKLVSAGTELLTLDDLSLMQLDLHIPERYLSQISLGMAVTASSNAWKNEIFQGKIVGIDSRINAETLNLRVRIQFANPENKLKPGMLLNTALAFPAIEAPIIPVQALEYSGTKRYVYVIDENNKARRTEVLLGARVENQVVIESGVNIGDKIVVQGIVNMRDGVLVKELGSANNAQPATKKDS from the coding sequence ATGAATAAGCGCATTCTAATTTCTATGTTGGTGCTCACGTTGTCAGGACACTCGTCGCTGGCAAGCGCTGCACCTAAAGGGCCAACCGCAGTGACGGTGGTTGCAGAACAGGTTCAAACTCACCAGATAAACCAGTCACTCTCTTTGGTTGGTAAGCTTGAGGCAGTACAGTCGGTGGTGATCGCCTCTGAAGTCTCCGGAAAAGTGGAGTCGATTCAGGTCAAAGCGAACCAAAACGTACGCCAAGGGCAGTTATTGATTAAGTTGGAAGATGACAAGGCACTGGCGGCGCAAACAGAAGCCAATGCTTATTTGAAGGATGAGCAGCGTAAACTGAAAGAGTACGAGCGTTTGGTAAAACGCAATGCCATCACCCAAACTGAGATAGACGCGCAAAAAGCGAGTGTTGAGATTGCCGAAGCTCGCTTGGCAGCAGCAAAGGCGAGTTTGAATGACTTGCATATCTCGGCGCCGTTTGCGGGCACTGTCGGTTTTATCAATTTCAGTCGCGGAAAGCTGGTCAGCGCTGGAACGGAGTTGTTGACATTAGATGATCTTTCGCTGATGCAGCTCGACCTACATATTCCAGAACGTTACCTGTCACAGATTTCGCTGGGAATGGCAGTAACGGCCAGCTCTAATGCATGGAAAAATGAGATATTCCAAGGAAAGATCGTCGGCATCGATTCACGCATCAATGCAGAGACGCTCAACCTGCGCGTTCGTATCCAATTTGCCAATCCAGAGAACAAGCTTAAGCCGGGCATGTTGCTCAATACGGCCTTAGCTTTCCCTGCCATCGAAGCGCCAATTATTCCAGTGCAGGCATTGGAGTACTCCGGCACAAAACGTTACGTCTACGTGATTGATGAAAATAACAAAGCGCGTCGTACTGAGGTGCTGCTTGGCGCTCGGGTTGAAAACCAAGTCGTCATCGAATCGGGCGTGAATATCGGTGACAAAATCGTGGTGCAGGGCATCGTCAATATGCGCGATGGCGTGCTAGTCAAAGAGCTTGGTAGTGCCAACAACGCTCAGCCAGCAACCAAGAAGGATAGCTAA
- the tesB gene encoding acyl-CoA thioesterase II — protein sequence MSKPLKELLSLLQLEKLEEGLFRGQSENLGLPQVYGGQVLGQALSAARYTVSEDRTVHSFHSYFLYPGDPEKAIIYDVENLRDGRSFSTRRVKAVQNGRPIFYLTASYHGDAPGFEHQNPMPDIPGPENFASETELASHIAEFLPQKLRKTFCGEKPIETRPVTVINPLKPQKAEPKQYLWIRANGDMPDSQLIHQYLLAYASDWGFLVTALHPHGVSLMTPNFQVATIDHSIWFHRPFKMDEWLLYVIESPTASNTRGLVRGEIYNQQGHLVATAVQEGVMRFTDK from the coding sequence ATGAGTAAACCCTTAAAAGAACTCTTAAGTTTGCTGCAATTAGAAAAACTGGAAGAAGGTCTTTTCCGTGGACAAAGTGAGAATCTCGGTCTTCCTCAAGTTTACGGCGGCCAAGTACTGGGGCAGGCACTGTCTGCGGCTCGCTATACCGTGTCGGAAGATCGAACGGTGCACTCTTTTCATAGCTATTTTCTCTATCCGGGCGATCCCGAGAAAGCGATCATTTATGATGTAGAAAACCTGCGCGATGGCCGAAGTTTCAGTACTCGACGCGTCAAAGCGGTGCAAAATGGCCGGCCGATTTTCTACCTCACCGCTTCGTATCATGGCGATGCGCCGGGGTTTGAACATCAAAATCCGATGCCCGATATTCCGGGGCCGGAGAATTTCGCGTCCGAGACAGAGCTCGCCAGCCATATTGCCGAGTTCCTCCCCCAAAAACTGCGCAAAACATTCTGCGGCGAGAAGCCGATTGAAACCCGCCCGGTGACGGTGATTAATCCGCTTAAACCGCAAAAAGCCGAACCGAAACAGTATCTGTGGATCCGCGCTAACGGCGACATGCCGGACAGCCAGTTGATCCACCAATATCTACTCGCTTACGCTTCCGATTGGGGATTTTTGGTCACCGCGCTACACCCACATGGCGTATCGTTAATGACGCCCAATTTTCAGGTCGCCACCATTGATCACTCGATCTGGTTCCACCGTCCATTCAAGATGGATGAGTGGCTACTGTACGTGATAGAAAGTCCAACCGCTTCAAACACGCGCGGTTTGGTACGCGGTGAGATCTACAATCAGCAAGGGCATCTCGTCGCGACCGCCGTACAAGAAGGCGTGATGCGCTTTACCGACAAATAA